One Dromiciops gliroides isolate mDroGli1 chromosome 3, mDroGli1.pri, whole genome shotgun sequence DNA segment encodes these proteins:
- the SYTL2 gene encoding synaptotagmin-like protein 2 isoform X10, giving the protein MSKSVPAFLQDESDDRETDSASESSYQLGRHKKSPSSLTNLSSSSGMTSLSSVSGSAMSVYSGDFGNLDIKGSVQFAVDYVDSLMEFHVFVAQCKDLAAADVKKQRSDPYVKIYLLPDKGKMGKKKTLVMKKTLNPVYNEILRYKIDKQSLKNQKLNLSVWHRDTFKRNSFLGEVELDLETWDWDDKQNKQLKWYPLNRRTAPIALEAENRGDMKLALQYVPEPSSGKKLATTGEVHIWVKECIDLPHLRGNHLNSFVKCTILPDTSRKSRQKTRAVGKTTNPIFNHTMVYDGFRPGDLKEACVELTVWDHHKLTNQFLGGLRIGFGTGKSYGTEVDWMDSTPAEISLWERMVNSPNTWVEDILPLRMLLIAKLTK; this is encoded by the exons ATGAGCAAGTCTGTTCCAGCATTCCTCCAAGATGAG AGTGATGACAGAGAGACCGATTCCGCATCAGAAAGCAGTTACCAGCTTGGCAGACACAAGAAGAGCCCGAGCTCTTTAACCAATCTTAGCAGTTCCTCTGGCATGACATCACTATCTTCT GTGAGTGGAAGTGCAATGAGTGTCTACAGTGGAGACTTTGGCAATCTGGATATTAAAGGAAGTGTCCAGTTTGCCGTTGATTATGTGGATTCATTGATGGAGTTCCATGTGTTTGTGGCCCAGTGCAAGGACTTAGCAGCAGCAGATGTTAAAAAACAGCGCTCTGATCC ATATGTAAAGATCTATTTGTTACCAGACAAAGGCAAAATGGGCAAGAAGAAAACACTTGTGATGAAGAAAACCTTGAATCCTGTGTATAATGAGATACTGCGG TATAAAATTGACAAGCAAAGCTTGAAGAATCAAAAACTGAACCTCTCCGTTTGGCATCGGGACACATTCAAACGCAACAGTTTCCTTGGGGAAGTAGAACTTGACCTGGAAACGTGGGACTGGGACGACAAACAGAATAAACAATTGAAGTGGTACCCTTTGAACCGCAGG ACAGCACCAATTGCCCTTGAAGCAGAAAACAGAGGTGACATGAAATTAGCCCTCCAGTATGTTCCAGAGCCGTCCTCAG GTAAAAAACTTGCTACAACTGGAGAAGTGCACATCTGGGTGAAGGAATGCATTGACCTACCCCACCTCCGGGGAAACCACCTGAATTCTTTTGTCAAATG TACCATCCTGCCAGATACAAGTAGGAAAAGTCGTCAGAAGACAAGGGCTGTAGGAAAAACAACCAATCCTATCTTCAACCACACAATGGTCTATGATGGTTTTAGGCCTGGAGATTTAAAAGAAGCCTGTGTAGAGCTGACAGTCTGGGACCACCACAAATTAACCAATCAGTTTTTGGGAGGCCTACGGATAGGCTTTGGAACAG GTAAAAGTTATGGGACTGAAGTAGACTGGATGGACTCCACTCCAGCAGAAATCTCTCTGTGGGAAAGGATGGTGAACTCACCCAACACTTGGGTTGAAGACATTCTCCCTCTCCGGATGCTGCTCATAGCCAAGCTCACTAAGTAA
- the SYTL2 gene encoding synaptotagmin-like protein 2 isoform X11 — translation MVSGSAMSVYSGDFGNLDIKGSVQFAVDYVDSLMEFHVFVAQCKDLAAADVKKQRSDPYVKIYLLPDKGKMGKKKTLVMKKTLNPVYNEILRYKIDKQSLKNQKLNLSVWHRDTFKRNSFLGEVELDLETWDWDDKQNKQLKWYPLNRRTAPIALEAENRGDMKLALQYVPEPSSGKKLATTGEVHIWVKECIDLPHLRGNHLNSFVKCTILPDTSRKSRQKTRAVGKTTNPIFNHTMVYDGFRPGDLKEACVELTVWDHHKLTNQFLGGLRIGFGTGKSYGTEVDWMDSTPAEISLWERMVNSPNTWVEDILPLRMLLIAKLTK, via the exons GTGAGTGGAAGTGCAATGAGTGTCTACAGTGGAGACTTTGGCAATCTGGATATTAAAGGAAGTGTCCAGTTTGCCGTTGATTATGTGGATTCATTGATGGAGTTCCATGTGTTTGTGGCCCAGTGCAAGGACTTAGCAGCAGCAGATGTTAAAAAACAGCGCTCTGATCC ATATGTAAAGATCTATTTGTTACCAGACAAAGGCAAAATGGGCAAGAAGAAAACACTTGTGATGAAGAAAACCTTGAATCCTGTGTATAATGAGATACTGCGG TATAAAATTGACAAGCAAAGCTTGAAGAATCAAAAACTGAACCTCTCCGTTTGGCATCGGGACACATTCAAACGCAACAGTTTCCTTGGGGAAGTAGAACTTGACCTGGAAACGTGGGACTGGGACGACAAACAGAATAAACAATTGAAGTGGTACCCTTTGAACCGCAGG ACAGCACCAATTGCCCTTGAAGCAGAAAACAGAGGTGACATGAAATTAGCCCTCCAGTATGTTCCAGAGCCGTCCTCAG GTAAAAAACTTGCTACAACTGGAGAAGTGCACATCTGGGTGAAGGAATGCATTGACCTACCCCACCTCCGGGGAAACCACCTGAATTCTTTTGTCAAATG TACCATCCTGCCAGATACAAGTAGGAAAAGTCGTCAGAAGACAAGGGCTGTAGGAAAAACAACCAATCCTATCTTCAACCACACAATGGTCTATGATGGTTTTAGGCCTGGAGATTTAAAAGAAGCCTGTGTAGAGCTGACAGTCTGGGACCACCACAAATTAACCAATCAGTTTTTGGGAGGCCTACGGATAGGCTTTGGAACAG GTAAAAGTTATGGGACTGAAGTAGACTGGATGGACTCCACTCCAGCAGAAATCTCTCTGTGGGAAAGGATGGTGAACTCACCCAACACTTGGGTTGAAGACATTCTCCCTCTCCGGATGCTGCTCATAGCCAAGCTCACTAAGTAA